The Exiguobacterium mexicanum genome includes a window with the following:
- a CDS encoding SDR family oxidoreductase, which produces MNHYAFTGFPGFLAGKMITHLATLPNQIGTIYALHLPTERSGALALKQELLEATSLRDDQLVLVEADITLPEVVLDPIMRSVIEREVNYVFHLAAAYDLSIPYDVGYRINLLGTKHITSLAKRAPHLKRYVYFSTAYVSGRRQGTVYENELWHRVRFKNHYEATKYEAEAIVSRELGSMPVTIIRPGIVIGHSETGETKKFDGVYFVLKLMDQLRQAAPLPYIGRQNIEVNLVPYDYVVEATAYLAHAPVGLKRTFHLTDPFPHGAREVYRMIHEEMFGRPPRGTIPHAVAETGFSALHLSERYGVPRELLAYFKHQVHFDTTQTLRALSGTDIVCPDLKDYLPKVVAYYETHKKP; this is translated from the coding sequence ATGAACCATTACGCTTTCACCGGTTTCCCCGGCTTTTTAGCCGGAAAGATGATCACGCACCTCGCAACCTTGCCGAATCAAATCGGAACGATTTACGCGCTCCACCTCCCGACCGAACGTTCCGGGGCACTCGCTTTAAAACAGGAGCTGTTGGAAGCGACATCGTTACGAGATGACCAACTCGTGCTCGTCGAGGCCGATATCACGCTGCCTGAAGTCGTGCTCGACCCGATCATGCGCTCGGTCATCGAACGTGAAGTGAATTACGTGTTTCACTTGGCCGCTGCGTACGACTTGAGCATCCCTTATGATGTCGGGTATCGCATCAATCTGCTTGGGACGAAACACATCACCTCGCTCGCAAAACGGGCCCCGCACTTGAAACGATACGTCTACTTCAGCACCGCCTATGTGTCCGGACGCCGTCAGGGCACCGTTTATGAGAACGAGTTATGGCACCGTGTCCGCTTTAAAAACCATTACGAGGCGACGAAGTATGAAGCCGAGGCCATCGTCTCGCGGGAGCTCGGTTCGATGCCGGTGACCATCATCCGTCCCGGCATCGTCATCGGCCATAGCGAGACCGGCGAGACGAAAAAGTTTGACGGGGTCTACTTCGTCTTGAAGCTGATGGACCAACTCCGCCAAGCCGCCCCGCTGCCGTACATTGGACGACAGAATATCGAAGTGAACCTCGTCCCGTATGATTATGTCGTCGAGGCGACCGCTTATCTCGCCCACGCCCCGGTCGGTTTAAAACGGACGTTCCATTTGACGGACCCGTTCCCGCACGGCGCACGCGAAGTGTACCGGATGATTCATGAAGAGATGTTCGGTCGTCCTCCACGCGGGACGATTCCACATGCGGTCGCGGAGACCGGATTCTCGGCGCTGCATCTGTCGGAACGTTACGGCGTTCCGCGCGAACTACTCGCCTATTTCAAACATCAAGTCCATTTCGATACGACCCAGACGTTGCGGGCACTGAGCGGGACGGACATCGTCTGTCCTGACTTGAAAGACTACTTGCCGAAAGTCGTCGCCTATTACGAGACACACAAAAAGCCCTGA
- a CDS encoding restriction endonuclease produces MGLSLMIALGLWWWDAPIWSIIACVAVGLLWLIWRMRLSTIHRIDRMDGREFELFLEEVFTALGYTVTVTPASRDFGADLLLEAEDGWSIAVQAKRYEKAVGLEAVQQVAASVPYYGVNEGWVVTNSSYTDSAYELAEPNQVRLIARMELEQLLKEAGFKR; encoded by the coding sequence ATGGGGCTCAGCTTAATGATTGCCCTCGGGTTATGGTGGTGGGATGCACCGATTTGGAGCATCATCGCTTGCGTGGCAGTCGGCCTGCTTTGGCTCATTTGGCGGATGCGTCTCTCGACGATCCACCGCATCGACCGGATGGACGGCCGAGAATTTGAACTATTTTTAGAGGAAGTGTTCACCGCGCTCGGGTACACCGTGACGGTGACCCCGGCGTCACGTGACTTCGGGGCGGATCTGCTCCTTGAAGCAGAAGATGGATGGTCGATCGCGGTCCAAGCGAAACGCTATGAAAAGGCGGTCGGACTCGAAGCCGTCCAGCAAGTCGCGGCGTCTGTTCCATACTATGGCGTGAACGAGGGCTGGGTCGTGACGAACTCATCGTATACCGATAGTGCGTACGAATTGGCGGAACCGAATCAAGTTCGTCTGATTGCAAGAATGGAGCTCGAACAGTTGCTAAAAGAGGCCGGTTTTAAGCGATAA
- a CDS encoding PAS domain-containing sensor histidine kinase codes for MENRGHLQSELLHALPYGVALITTDGTIVQANRPFLEQFPEDLQTRSNIFHMVNQSPITMELSRRMEQGLSWTYEMPTIRIHAIPNGDVYILSIEPLPLDTRVTVQHNAFEAMMHTELDMAMIMTDANLLINRFNKGATELFGYAPHEVLYEMTPFGLFESRELSEKRTHYQDETERLLSFEQMLRVALDRGDREWKFQRKDRTHFVGKLFMHPVYEQARVIGFFFFVFDVSPEIALKGELLHKEQRYRMFAESVIEAVLFHEGGTILDANKAAETIFRIPAEQMVGRQTIEFIAEGYRADVLRRIRNHIQTPYEVIGRREDGTFLEMEVYPKEVTFQGQTLRVAVMRDISDRKKVERMLEREKNAIARQRDIIQSILQASNEAFVLTESNGSVLFMNVHARRLLDLPGIAPNKMQERIPLLTTFRARDRTEMLKKIDLLLDGSAREVSMRFSIPQPNDRDEQYYEMYGTGMDTKRQIGMDSGFLFVFRNRTEEERMDQIKNELVSTVSHELRTPLSSLSGYIELMLTRDLNPEKRERYLKTMAKEAKRLTDLLNDFLDIQRMEDGNQEYKKDHFILNELVRDVVERFRETSNHSIHFDDADESLHLIADKDRIEQVIINLLSNAIKYSPHHHEVEVRVRHERNQAHVSIQDFGIGIPEHAFEELFKKFYRVDNSDTRQIGGTGLGLSICKEIIESHGGSIEVESSVGVGSTFTFTLDLAEETL; via the coding sequence ATGGAGAACCGAGGACATCTCCAAAGCGAACTGCTACACGCCTTACCGTACGGTGTAGCGTTAATCACGACGGATGGGACAATCGTCCAAGCAAACCGTCCGTTTTTAGAGCAATTCCCTGAAGACTTACAAACGCGATCAAACATCTTTCATATGGTCAACCAGTCACCGATCACGATGGAGCTGTCACGACGGATGGAGCAAGGACTATCTTGGACGTATGAGATGCCGACGATCCGGATTCACGCCATCCCCAATGGTGACGTCTACATCCTCTCAATCGAGCCGCTTCCGCTCGATACACGGGTGACGGTACAACATAACGCGTTCGAAGCCATGATGCACACTGAGCTTGATATGGCGATGATCATGACCGATGCCAATCTGTTGATCAATCGCTTCAATAAAGGGGCGACCGAACTGTTCGGATATGCGCCGCACGAAGTACTCTATGAAATGACCCCGTTCGGTCTGTTCGAGTCAAGAGAACTGAGCGAGAAGCGGACCCACTATCAAGACGAGACGGAGCGGCTCTTGTCATTCGAACAGATGCTGCGTGTGGCGTTAGACCGAGGCGACCGTGAATGGAAGTTCCAACGAAAAGACCGGACCCATTTCGTCGGAAAACTGTTCATGCACCCTGTCTATGAGCAGGCACGCGTCATCGGATTTTTCTTTTTCGTGTTCGATGTCAGTCCTGAGATCGCCTTGAAAGGCGAATTGCTTCATAAAGAACAACGCTATCGCATGTTTGCCGAATCAGTCATCGAAGCCGTGCTATTCCATGAAGGCGGGACGATCTTAGACGCGAACAAGGCGGCCGAAACGATTTTTCGCATCCCGGCCGAACAGATGGTCGGCCGTCAAACGATTGAGTTCATCGCCGAAGGCTACCGGGCCGATGTGTTGCGCCGCATTCGCAATCATATCCAGACACCGTATGAGGTCATCGGCCGTCGTGAGGACGGGACGTTCCTCGAGATGGAAGTGTACCCGAAAGAAGTGACGTTCCAAGGCCAGACGCTTCGTGTCGCCGTCATGCGCGACATCAGCGACCGAAAGAAAGTCGAGCGCATGCTCGAGCGGGAGAAGAACGCCATCGCCCGGCAACGGGATATCATCCAATCGATTTTACAGGCGTCCAATGAAGCGTTCGTCTTGACCGAATCGAACGGCAGCGTCCTCTTCATGAACGTGCACGCCCGTCGTCTGCTCGATTTGCCGGGTATCGCCCCGAACAAGATGCAAGAGCGAATTCCGCTCCTGACGACATTCCGCGCGCGTGACCGCACCGAGATGTTGAAAAAAATCGATCTGTTGCTCGACGGATCGGCGCGAGAAGTGTCAATGCGCTTCTCGATTCCGCAACCGAATGATCGGGACGAGCAATATTACGAGATGTATGGGACTGGTATGGATACGAAACGCCAAATCGGAATGGACAGTGGGTTCTTGTTTGTTTTTCGCAACCGGACCGAAGAAGAACGGATGGACCAAATCAAAAACGAATTGGTCAGCACCGTGTCCCACGAACTGAGAACCCCGCTCTCGTCACTGTCGGGATATATCGAATTGATGCTCACTCGCGACTTGAACCCCGAAAAGCGTGAGCGCTACTTAAAGACGATGGCGAAGGAAGCGAAGCGACTGACCGACCTGTTGAACGATTTTCTCGATATTCAACGAATGGAAGACGGCAATCAAGAGTATAAAAAAGACCACTTCATCTTGAACGAACTCGTCCGCGATGTTGTCGAACGCTTCCGCGAGACGAGCAATCACTCGATTCATTTCGATGACGCCGATGAATCGCTTCACCTCATCGCCGACAAAGACCGCATCGAGCAAGTCATCATCAACCTGCTCTCGAACGCGATCAAGTACTCGCCTCATCACCACGAAGTCGAGGTACGGGTCCGCCATGAACGTAACCAAGCCCACGTCTCCATTCAAGACTTCGGCATCGGGATTCCCGAGCATGCGTTCGAAGAGTTATTCAAAAAGTTTTATCGCGTCGACAACTCGGACACACGTCAAATTGGCGGGACGGGTCTTGGACTGTCAATTTGTAAGGAAATCATCGAATCACACGGCGGTAGTATCGAGGTCGAGTCGAGCGTCGGCGTCGGCTCGACATTCACGTTCACGTTGGACTTAGCGGAGGAGACACTATGA
- a CDS encoding DUF1836 domain-containing protein, with translation MRDAISIQTLADCLHYMRVGDVDRAISLFPEDVREHFPKELRKIHLFHIEKNGLSINQIVALANTLTGEHLSATTIQNWTKREVRKIIGVPRVGKKYSLQQAAIIYLLDDLKHLFSLEETSSLLALIFNNPDRDEDDLISPIDFYRLYAEYAKSTSPIELLDTRAKRSIEKMGYTHPNILHVLKLCLYAHRVTTLEIEAKHYLNRFI, from the coding sequence ATGCGCGACGCAATTTCGATTCAAACTTTGGCTGATTGCCTTCATTATATGCGGGTTGGCGACGTAGACCGGGCCATCTCTCTCTTCCCAGAGGACGTGCGTGAGCATTTCCCGAAAGAACTTCGTAAAATTCATTTGTTTCATATTGAAAAGAACGGATTGTCGATCAATCAAATCGTTGCTTTGGCGAACACGTTGACGGGGGAACACTTATCCGCCACCACGATCCAAAACTGGACGAAACGAGAGGTCCGGAAAATCATCGGAGTGCCCCGGGTCGGTAAAAAGTACTCGCTCCAACAAGCGGCCATCATTTATTTACTCGATGATTTGAAGCACTTGTTCTCGCTAGAAGAGACGAGTTCGCTCCTGGCGCTCATCTTCAACAACCCTGACCGTGATGAAGACGACCTCATCTCACCGATCGACTTTTATCGTCTCTACGCCGAGTACGCCAAATCGACGAGCCCGATCGAGCTCCTCGACACCCGTGCGAAGCGTTCGATCGAGAAGATGGGCTATACCCATCCGAACATCTTGCACGTCCTTAAACTCTGTTTATACGCGCACCGCGTGACGACCCTCGAGATCGAGGCCAAACATTATTTGAATCGCTTCATTTGA